In a single window of the Nitrospirota bacterium genome:
- a CDS encoding DsrE family protein: MENTVTIISRRSPYGSVNAAEAVRHALGAEADDWKVYLFLVDGGVYLAKKGQDVEGTGYTNLIEFLESLSEVYVDRASLYSRGLTEKDIIDNAKVIETDELTNAIKNSQTTMIF; encoded by the coding sequence ATGGAAAACACAGTAACAATAATCTCAAGAAGGTCTCCATACGGCTCTGTCAATGCTGCTGAGGCTGTAAGGCATGCGCTCGGCGCAGAGGCAGATGACTGGAAAGTCTATCTTTTCCTTGTCGATGGAGGAGTATATTTAGCCAAAAAAGGACAGGATGTTGAGGGCACAGGTTATACAAACCTCATCGAATTCCTCGAAAGCCTTTCTGAGGTCTATGTGGACAGGGCGTCTCTGTATTCAAGAGGGCTTACTGAAAAAGACATTATTGATAATGCAAAAGTAATTGAGACAGACGAACTTACAAATGCCATAAAAAATTCACAGACAACAATGATTTTTTGA
- a CDS encoding winged helix-turn-helix transcriptional regulator, with protein sequence MKTKTANSPESVDIASHIELLRVSAHPVRIKILEELARGVKCVSDFEEFLEISQPNISQHLAALRHAGIIDFYTDGRLRCYFLKSPFILNLLKFLKKNYEKELPGPECCPVTKKGKYPGDRQR encoded by the coding sequence ATGAAAACTAAAACAGCAAATTCTCCCGAGAGCGTAGACATAGCATCCCATATTGAACTTCTGCGAGTATCAGCCCACCCTGTCAGGATAAAAATACTCGAGGAACTCGCAAGGGGCGTAAAGTGTGTCAGCGACTTTGAGGAATTCCTTGAAATAAGCCAGCCAAATATCTCCCAACACCTCGCAGCCCTGAGACATGCAGGGATTATTGATTTTTATACTGATGGAAGGCTGAGGTGCTACTTTCTGAAGAGTCCATTTATTCTTAACCTATTAAAGTTCCTTAAAAAAAATTATGAGAAGGAATTACCAGGGCCTGAGTGCTGCCCTGTTACAAAAAAAGGTAAATACCCTGGAGACAGGCAAAGATAG
- a CDS encoding DsrE family protein: MAEAMTIFLSNSPYTFENIYSVIKLADAALNKGHTVNLIASGDGVYCFLKGQKAKGLPNAGEEFTRLIGKGLKVYL; encoded by the coding sequence ATGGCAGAGGCGATGACAATTTTTCTGAGCAATTCTCCCTATACCTTTGAAAACATTTACAGCGTTATCAAACTTGCTGATGCTGCTTTAAATAAGGGCCACACGGTGAACCTTATAGCATCAGGCGATGGCGTTTACTGTTTCTTAAAAGGCCAGAAGGCAAAGGGACTTCCAAATGCAGGAGAAGAATTTACAAGGCTTATAGGCAAGGGCCTAAAGGTTTACCTTTGA